Proteins co-encoded in one Natronorubrum daqingense genomic window:
- a CDS encoding DUF7126 family protein: MTELNAIVVGPDEDEITPALEAEGASVTRLNGVVTRPVLEEAGIVEADLYVLTDIGQATTIPIVCDLTDDVRTVVYARRTVPEFVKGQLDIAIDPKLMDASLVAEELTD, translated from the coding sequence ATGACGGAACTGAACGCGATCGTCGTCGGTCCCGACGAGGACGAGATCACGCCCGCGCTCGAGGCCGAAGGAGCTAGCGTCACCCGCCTCAATGGCGTGGTAACCCGGCCCGTGCTCGAGGAAGCTGGCATCGTCGAGGCCGATCTGTACGTGCTGACGGATATCGGGCAGGCGACGACGATTCCGATCGTCTGTGATCTCACGGACGACGTTCGGACGGTCGTCTACGCTCGCAGAACCGTTCCGGAGTTCGTCAAGGGCCAACTGGACATCGCGATCGATCCGAAGCTGATGGACGCCTCGCTCGTCGCCGAGGAACTGACCGACTAA
- the guaA gene encoding glutamine-hydrolyzing GMP synthase, with protein MVETDTFVPEAVAEIGDEIGDSNAVIALSGGVDSSVAAALAYESIGDQLTPVYVDTGLMRKGETDQIRETFDYMESLRIVDAKDRFLEALAGVTDPEEKRHIIGEQFIREFEREATEADADYLVQGTIYPDRIESEGGIKSHHNVGGLPDVVDFDGIVEPVRDLYKDEVREVARHLGLDEIVAERMPFPGPGLAVRVIGEVTDEKLEVARHACHVVEDELEEYEPWQALAAVIGKATGVKGDNRVHGWVVSVRSVDSRDGMTARAQEIDWQTLQRIQSRITGENETVARVVYDVTHKPPATIEYE; from the coding sequence ATGGTAGAAACAGACACGTTCGTTCCAGAGGCAGTTGCAGAGATCGGCGACGAAATCGGCGACTCGAACGCCGTCATCGCGCTTTCGGGCGGTGTCGACTCCTCGGTCGCCGCCGCACTCGCGTACGAATCGATCGGGGACCAGCTTACTCCGGTCTACGTCGATACCGGATTGATGCGCAAAGGCGAGACCGACCAGATCCGCGAGACGTTCGACTACATGGAGTCGCTGCGGATCGTCGACGCGAAAGATCGGTTCCTCGAGGCCCTCGCCGGCGTCACGGACCCCGAGGAGAAACGACACATCATCGGCGAGCAGTTCATCCGGGAGTTCGAGCGCGAGGCGACTGAGGCCGACGCTGACTACCTCGTCCAGGGGACGATCTATCCCGACCGAATCGAGAGCGAGGGGGGAATCAAGTCCCACCACAACGTCGGCGGCCTCCCCGACGTCGTCGATTTCGACGGCATCGTCGAACCCGTCCGCGACCTCTACAAGGACGAAGTTCGCGAGGTCGCACGCCACCTCGGCCTCGACGAAATCGTCGCCGAGCGGATGCCGTTCCCCGGCCCCGGCCTCGCCGTGCGCGTCATCGGCGAAGTCACCGACGAGAAACTCGAGGTCGCGCGCCACGCCTGTCACGTCGTCGAGGACGAACTCGAGGAGTACGAGCCGTGGCAAGCCCTCGCCGCCGTGATCGGGAAGGCGACCGGTGTCAAAGGTGACAATCGGGTTCACGGCTGGGTCGTCTCCGTTCGCTCGGTCGACTCCCGTGATGGCATGACCGCCCGTGCTCAGGAAATCGACTGGCAGACCCTCCAGCGGATCCAGTCGCGTATCACCGGCGAGAACGAAACCGTCGCTCGCGTCGTCTACGACGTGACGCACAAGCCACCGGCGACGATCGAGTACGAATGA